Genomic window (Shewanella psychropiezotolerans):
GGCTGAAGCACGCTCCTACGGTGAATCTTTTGTTTGCATCAATCAATCGCGGCTAAAGCTGCTCCATACGGCTAAAGCTGCTCCATACGGCTAAAGCTGCTCCATACGGGTAAATATATGCAATCCCAATGTGAGTAATTGCCAATGTTGTCTACTAAATTCGCTCTCAATGGGTTGGCCACTATGTATCTCATCACTTCCTTTATCTCTTCATCTTGCCTCAAGCAATGATCGTAAAATCCTGCTTGCCACACTTTAATATTCCGTTTTAGATGAGTATTTATCTGTTTTGCACTTCGACCTTTGATTTTCCCTACGGCATAACTTAAATCAGTGACATCATTGAGTGTGAATAGCCAATGCAGGTGATTTGGCATCAAGGTATAGCCTATAGTCGATGTTATCTTTTGGTCATCAGACAATCTCAAATTATTAATGACTATTCGAGCGCTGCTAAAATCACTAAACAATGGCTCTCTATCGTGAGTATTTGTTGTAACGAAATAGATATTGTTCTCTTGGCTATATCTTCCAAGCCGCAAGTCACTACCATGTTCCATAATTAGCCTTGTTCTGATTGAAATCAATTTATTAATTTTAGAAGAAAATCGCGGCTAAAGCGCGCTCCTACGGTTTAATTGGATTGAATCGGAGCGTACAGGTTTTATCTTTTTTGTAGGAGGGTCTTTAGGCCCGAATCTTTTGTTTGCATCAATCGCGGCTAAAGCCGCTCCTACAGTGTGATAAGATATCACCTCTTTTTTATCTAATTTTTGAGATGTAAGCCAAGTATGAGAAAAGGCATTATTTTAGCTGGTGGTACTGGGTCTAGATTGTTTCCTATGACTCAGGTTGTGAGTAAGCAGTTACTGCCAGTTTATGATAAACCTATGATCTATTATCCAATTTCGACTCTGATGCAAGCCGGAATAAGAGATATTCTGCTTATTTGTAGGCCGGCCGATCTGCCTCTATTTCGTGCCCTGTTACAAGACGGTACTCAATGGGGGATATCGCTGCAATACGCCGAGCAAGCTCAGCCCAATGGGCTTGCCGAGGCCCTTATCATAGCGGAAGACTTTCTCGATGGAGGACCTAGCGCCTTAATC
Coding sequences:
- a CDS encoding REP-associated tyrosine transposase, with the protein product MEHGSDLRLGRYSQENNIYFVTTNTHDREPLFSDFSSARIVINNLRLSDDQKITSTIGYTLMPNHLHWLFTLNDVTDLSYAVGKIKGRSAKQINTHLKRNIKVWQAGFYDHCLRQDEEIKEVMRYIVANPLRANLVDNIGNYSHWDCIYLPVWSSFSRMEQL